The window ACATGGAAGGCTCCTGGTAACGAGGTGTCAAAGGGGGCTGGATCCTAGGCAAAGGCCCTCTCCAAGCAGGCTCTCCTTTTCCACTGGTGGCTCTCTGTGCATGGCTCTAGCTTGTTCTCTCCTCCAGCACTGGAGGAaatcctgcctcctcctcctctttacCCTGCCAGGCTACAGAGTGATATGCCAGTCCCTGGCCCCGAGCGCAGCGGGGTGAAAGCTACTCTGCACACTCCACAACGAGCTCCAcgggaggaggcagctggcGGGTGCCGGGATACCTTGAACGCGTTCGATAGACGCAGGCCTGGCAGGTCCCACGGGCGAGAGCTGCAGGTTCCCTGggcaagcagcaggaaaagagggagaagagcaGACACGTAAATAGTGTATGCACACATGCACTCAGCTTTGGGGACAATGCTGCCTGCAGGATCACCTCCACTCCCTGAAGTCCCCCGGAAGACCTAGGGAGAAGATGCTGGATGCTGCAGGTCTGGCTTTATCAACCTCTTCCATTAACGCCACCTCTGCCACCACAGGCGTGACAGACAGCTTGGCACGGCCCTTCCCTCACTCACTACGTGAATGTGCAGGGCGGGAGGACGTCCTGCTGAGAGAACTGGCATTCTGTGGGGCCGTGCTGTGCCCCGCAACACGCAGCCAGccagcttctgcctctgccCGCAGCTTCCCGCGGCACTCCCCAGAGCCAGCTGTCTGCTCTCCAAAACCTTCTGGGTGCCAAGAACTACAAGGCTGCTGTCAGGAAGACGGTGCCCACcccaaagaaaatggaagtcaGCTGCCCCTAAGTACCTAAGACAAGAGGATCTCAGAACAAGTTTGTCACATCCCTGAAACAAGGCCTACGATACGAGCGAAGGCAATAGGGGTGGCTGCCTGTGTGCCTTATTACTGGAAGAACAGGAACGCCTTGGTTGTGGCTTGACACAGTGGCCACGCAACATGTGAACCGTAAAGAATACGGCTCTGGGGCTGGGCCGTACAGACCGTGCCTGCGGAGGGAAAGCCAAGCCATCACTCACCAGGAAATTCCCTGCCAAGCCTCGCACTCACTGTCGCAAGCAAAAGCGAAGGCCCGGCTCCCTCTGCCGGGCACGGCGCGGGGAGTGCTGGCACATGCGGGCAGACGCAATGGCAGCACAAGCTGCTTCGCAGCACCCAGACAGCAAAGGAACAGGACAGGGACCAGAGAAGAGCAAGCTCGGCCTGCCCACACAAGCAAAGGGACAGACACAGGCTCACAGAGAGATGGGAATCACAGGCACGTCCTGCTCAgtggggctctgcagggacTGGCAGCTCTCCCGGCTTCCAGGGCACGTCTGCACAACGTGGCACAGAACAAACTGGGAGCAAACTGGTGCAAGGGCTGGGGCCCTGGAAGCAGGAGAGCTGCTACCACAGCCTTGCGCCTAAGCAAACAAACCTGGGTGCAGCTCAGCGCTGTGGGAGCTGCCCCGGAACCAGGGACAGCAAGGCTGCAGGTAACTGGCAGGGGCTCTTggcacagcactgctcagcacccGTGGCCCAGGCCCCCACCAGAGCAATGCTCACATGACGCACAGCACTCATTCACGTCTGTTTTACCTTGTCCACGCTCCAAGGGGACTGGCCCTCCACCCGGCATCCCAACCTGCGGCTGCAGCCCACCTGAGAGGGACAGGCAGAGATCAGATCCCTCCTTGGCCATCCCCGCACCACTAAAAGACTCCTTTGGCCCCAACTACCTCCCCTGCGCCCAGCTCCTCAGGGAGCATCCAGTGGTTTATTTTCTTGGTGTTGGCCCCCCACAGAGACAAGCCAACTTTCTGGACCACTGCTGGCAGTAGCCACAACCATGATGTATGGTATGGGCTACATGTGCTCTCACAGGGCCAAGCCCTCCAGTTAGGGGGAAGGTAGAGGGGCGCTGTCTGCAGGACCCGTGCGCCCCAGGCCCCGCTCAGCCAAAACCCATGCACTCACCTCCTGGAGCCATGGGGCCAGGGCCTGGGCCCTGCACAGGGGCTGCCATCTGTCCTGGGGCCGGCACTCCTCCCTGCATGGGCGGCTGCATCAGAGGCGGAGCGCCATTTACGTGCATCCCACCCTACCCAGGAGAGAAAACTGAGTCAGGGAAGCCCCTTCACCCAGGCATGCACATCCAAGCTGGGAGACCTGGATCTGGCAATGCCCATCTCTCCCACACACAGCACATGCATTGTGTAGACTCTTACTATGGGCTGTGGCTGGGACGAGGGTGTATTTTGTGGGTTCAGCTGGGCGTTAGGCCCTGGCCCAGGCCCAGGTCCTGGTCCCGGCCCTGGCACTGGCTGTTGGTTGCCTGGGATGAGAGGAGGAACACTGGTCTGGCGATGCAGGATTTTCTAGgggcagaaaaaggagaagagagttATCTTCCACCCCTCCTCCACAATAGGCTGCCACCAATATCCTACTGACCACAAACAAGGCAGCAAGGGACAAACCAGTGCAATCTCCGGGTCGACAATCCTCATGACCACCTGAGCCTGTAGCAGGGCATAAGCCAGCTGGGGGTTCTGGAGCAGCATGTTCCTGGCTTCCTGGGGGCTGTTCTGGACACACAACTGAGAAGACACACGCAGATCAGAGCTCTGGCAAGGTGCGACAGGGGCTGCAAGGGCATGGGCAGCAGTGGTAGAAGCTGTGCTCATGCGGAGAGTGCAGCTCTCTGCTTCACTCACCTTCATCTGCTTCATCAGCTCAAACATCTGCTCAGGTGGCAGGCTGGCTACTGCCCGGCTGATGGACTCGGGGGCATCTTCAGGATTGACTGGGTCACCATAGGGTGACTCTATGATGGGTGCACCTGTGCCCAAGCCTGCAACAAAGTTTGCAACCTTGTACAGCAACACAAACTGGCTGTTTTTAATGGGCTCATCAGAATGGAAGCACCATGCCCTTatggggaaaaggaggcagtGAAAACAGGAAGATCATCTGGGACAGAAAACATAGAGCTGAGCCCACACATCTGTCTGCAAAGCTACTTGCTACATAGCTTAGAGCGGGTCAGCTCTGTGAGATCTCCATCTTGCTAGCCTTACAGAAAAGGCATGCTTTGTAACGCTGAGAAGGGCAGGCCCAGCCTGGCATCAGTGCGCTCTACATCACAAAATTTAGACTCACTCTTCAGCTCCTCCTTGTTCTTCTCACTGGCCGCGTTGTCGACACGCAGGGCCCTCCCGCTGAACTCTCGCCCATTCAAGTTCCGCATGGCACTGAGGGCCGTCTCCTGGTCTTGGTACTCACAGAAGCCATAGCCCTTCGGCTTTCCCGTCTCCCTGTCATACACCAGCCTGCACAGCGAGGAGAGAACCACCACCGCTGAGGGCAGCACAGGCATCGAGCAGCATGCAGTGCCCACATATCCCCATCGCTCAGAGCGGGGCTATTGGGGTACACCACACAGGAGCACTGCGGAGCAGAACGAAGGCACCGGAGTCAGGTCAAAGTGCACAACAGTGGGCCCTAAGCCAAAGCCAAAAGGCCTCCTAGACCCAGGTGTTCCCAAAGTTCTGGCGTCCAGGAAGGCCACCAGCACAAGCACCATCATGCTTCCCATAACGCCACAAAGACAGCTCCTGAGGGCACAGGGCTGGACtggcttctcctgctgctcccaagCCCTTGACTGAGAGCTCACTGAAGCCTGATACCAAGCCAGGAAAACACCCCTGCAGAGCCCCGAGGAGGGGAGTGCTCTGCGTACAGCCTGGCCGGGACTGCAGGACCCACCTGCCCCGGCTCCGGGccgcagcagggcagcagcccccagcatggCGCGACGCGGCCGCTTTCgggctgccctgctgggctgctgcgTCCGCAGCTCCCGGCGGGCCCCAGCGCCTGCGCCCCCCGCACAGCCGCCGCCtgaggcagcccctgcccgccccgcggGGCTCGGGGGAACCGGGGCGGGCAGCCCTCCTCACCTAAAGCTGACCACGGGCCCAACCTCTGAGAAAAtgtccttcagctgctcctctgtAGCTTCATACGGGATGTTCCCCACTGTAGAAGAGAGACGGTGGCCGCCGGTCAGCACGGAGGCCGAGGGCTCCGCGGATACTGGCCCCGCACGGCGCAGGGGGCTcggccgcccggcccgcccccctgcccggccccggccccgcggcacCCACCGAAGACGGAGCGCAAGGAACGGTCCACGGCGGGATCCCGCACCGACAACCCCGCCATCCCGCCGCCCAGGCCTGGCCGCCGCTTCCGGTCCCTCGCCCCAAGCAGTCCCCCCCGCTTCCGCTTCCGCCCACGCCCGCAACAAGCACGGCGGCGCGGCACGGCAAGCGCTCCGGAGGGAAacgtggggctgtgctgctgccgcTTCCGCGCCGCGCTCGGTAGGAGCGGGGAGCGGGCCGGGCCACctggccggggggggggcggggtcCTTGGGGAGCCCTTCTCCGGGCAGTCCGCCATGAGGGGCTGGCTCTCGGAGCAGCGCCGTGGCCTCGAGGGTGCAGTCCCGGGCACCGGCCCAGAGGCACAGCCCCCCGGGTATCCCGCAGCCGGGCACCCCACTCCCCGGCCACCCCATTCCCTgggacaccccaccccccacgtATCCCACTACTGGGGTACCCACTCCCCCTATACCTCGAGCACCCCATCCTCTGGGGTACCTCATTGCTGGACATCCCTTTCCATGGACCACCCCAGTCCACCCCATCCCAGGGACCTCACCCCCTAGGACACCCCATCCCAAGGACACCGGCCCTAGGGCACGCAGTCCCCCAGGGCGCCCCATCCCCGGGCACCCCatggcagtgccagggcagcCAGCCGCCTGCCCCCGCGTGCAGCCGGGGCTCCGATGCCCCCAGCATGGCAGTGCCAGGGACTCCTCTGGCCGCAGCTCCCTCCTGTCCCTTGCAAACCTGACACCCAGTGCTCGTGTCTCTGCCAGCCGGTGATGTCCCTCTGTCCTGGGGCTCGGCAGGATGGAGGCCAGGGAcacccccatccctgtccctgcacTGGCCACGGAGCCGCGGTTTGCCCAGTGCCTCAGGTGAGCCTGAAAGAGGGAATGGGAGCCCTGCGGCTGCTCTGGCAGGGCTGGCGGGGAGGAGAGCTCAGAGGCCAGCCCCGCACCCAGCGGGGGTCTCTTCCCTGCgatggggtgggcagcagggctggggagggtctGACCATGCCTTAGCCTCGCAGGAAGCAGTtggaagaggagcagctccTGGACAGGCGCTACCAGCTGCAGAAGATGCCAGGGGGCTGTGtggccctgcctgtgctggaggagaagctctcccagctgtggctgccccaggAGATGCCCTGTGAACTGGTCTGGATCCAGGTTGGGAGAGAGCCCTCGCCCTGAGCCCtgctgtggggtggtggggtcTCAGCCCCATGTGCTGCATCCTTCCCTGCAGAACCCCGTCCCCTCCAGGGCAGCCCGCCGGCAGACACCAGCCCAGAAGCTGCGGGATGAGCTGCGGCGACTGCTGGGTGAGAGCTGGTCAGAGGAGCTGGAGCGCGATGTGCCCCACGCCTGGCAGCGACACAAGGACCTGGTCCTGCTGAGTGAGGACAGCTTCAAGGCTGCGGTGTGGGAGAAGCTGGGTAAGGGGCAGCAGGGCCTGCCTGCCCTGATCCTGCCTGAAGAGCTGCCCTGGCCTTTCTTAAAGCTCCCAGGATGGGTGTGTTGCAGGTCCAGTGCTCTGGGAGACGGTCGCCTCGGCTTTGGGTGCCCAGCGGCTGGCCAGGCGAGGACGGGTATTGCCAGATGGGATGCGGTCCCCCCGCgtcaccctgctgctgggccaGGATGGCTGGGTGGAGCATGTGGACAACGGGATCAGGTAGGCAGGAGCTGCCTTGCAGGGTGCGGCTGGTacagggaaggggctgccctCACTGGGTCAGCGGTGTCTCCCAGGTACACCTTTGACGTGACCAAGTGCATGTTCTCACCGGGAAACATCACGGAGAAGCTGCGGGTGGCCTCACTGCCCTGCTCCGGGGAGGTCCTGGTGGATCTCTATGCAGGTAACAGGGACGGTGGAGGGGTTTGGCAGGGCAGACTtgtgggggcaggcaggcagagagcagtgaTGCAGGTACTGATGGCATCCAGGTGGATGTGAAACGTCATTTCCAGCCTGGACTGGAAAAACATGCAGACTTAGAGCTCCTACCCCATCTGTGAgccctcagcactgctgtctcTCCTTGTGTCCATGTTGTCTTTGGACACTTAGTATGACCTTGTGCTCAGGCTCTGCAGAACGCTGCTCTGTACCTAGTGCTGCTCATGGGAATCGTTTGGAGCCAGGGGAAATATTTGCCCTcaatgttatttctgaaaagctcCCATAGATGTTCTGAGCCTGTGTTTTCATGACAGGCTGGCACTAACTGAAGTGTCCTGTGCTGTGAAAGTAACTGGGGAGATTGAACCAGGCATTTGCATGTTGAGAGAACAGCCGTTTTGTGCTTAGGGAGGTTAAAGCGTGAGGAAAGGATGTGGCACTCACAAAACTGCTCTggattaattaaaataaatggtacTCTGGGCACTTCTGCACAGAGTggaagcagggcagggcaggtcTTAAGCTAACGGCCAAAGACTGAAGGTAAAATAAGTTcctctttaaacatttttcaagccagattttgcttttgcagaggaGGGGGGGatgattttccattttcccagCATTTGGGTTTGTTCCAGCCCAGAGCAAAGCAGATTCAGAGAGCTGGGATGGCAGTCTGCATCCTGGCCTGCTtctggggaggagcagggaccCCTGGCAGTGCCTGAACCCTGCCCTCGGCCACTGCCACCTCCTGCTTCCAGGCATCGGCTATTTCACGCTGCCATACCTGGTTCACGCAGCGGCTGCCTTTGCCCACGCCTGCGAGTGGAACAGCCATGCTGTGGAGGCCCTTCGGAGGAACCTGGTGCTGAACGGTGTGCAGGACCGCTGCTGTGTCCACCACGGGGACAATCGGCAGGTGAACGATGCTGCCTGACTTCAGACCCCCCATCCCCATGTGGCATCCCCCTCACCTCCCCTCTTCTTCCAGCTGGAGCTGCGGGATGTAGCAGACCGGGTGAACCTGGGCCTGATTCCCAGCTCGGAGGAAGGCTGGCCAGTGGCCTGCCGCGTCCTGAAGAAGCGCACGGGTGGGATTCTCCACATCCACCACAACGTGGAGACGCTCCCCACAACGGCTCCACTGCAGaccccagtcctgctggctgagcaggcATCTCCGGAGGGAAAAGACTGTAATGGAGAGGCATGGCACCCAatggaggacagggagaaggAGACACAGGGGGCCAGGATCAGGCCTGAGTGGCAGAGGTGGGCTGAAGCAACGGCAGCACGGAtcggggggctgctggcagagctgcatgGGCAGCCATGGCACACCAGCATCCTGCACATCGAGGCGGTCAAGTCCTACGCGCCCCACGTGCATCACCTTGTGCTGGACCTCGAGTGCCGGCCGACGCTGCCCACCTAGCTGGGCACAGCCCCCAGTGTGGCCCTGGCTCCCACAAAACAGTGGCATTGGATGTGCTCCCACAGGAGACCCCTCCAGGAACCGTATCCCAGCTGAGGATGGAGCAGACTGTGGCTGAGAGTGCCCTGGATCCTGCCTTGGCTGTGCCTGTCGCCACCCAGGTCTTGGATGTGTGGTGGCACTTTCAGCCCCATTTTCCCGCAGGACGGGGCCACAGGGCTGAGGAGACCCCGGGTTCCTGCCAGGCTTCATTTCAGCGAGTCAGGAACAGGCTTGATGCTTGTATTTACCAGTGCGCTTTTTTATTGTACTGGAAACAGGCCTGTTCATTTCGGTTTCTTCTCACctttatgcaaaaataaaggTGTTTCTTACCTCTCCTGTTGGTGTCCAGTTAAAATGTGAGCACTGGTGCAAGCGTGTGGGGGCCTGGCCTGGGGGGACCGGGTCCCAGGGCGGTGTGTGGAGGGGCTCAGGGATCAAAGCTTCTGCTGGCATCCCCTGCTCTGGGTTCTGCCTGCGAGCCCCCTTGCCTGAGCATGGTGTGGGTACCCCTGTTGCAGAGAaacccctgccccaggagggAGCTCCCGCTGGCCTTGGATGTCCTGGGGGGCCACGAGGTTTGGGTTTTCCTCTGTGTAGGTGTCCCgtctcctccagctccccccGTCCTGTGGCAGGGAACCCCGTGGCACAGCCAAAAGcgtgggcagagctgtggcctCACGCTTGTTTTGAGGTGGTCCCTGCTGTCCTGAGTGGCCAGAAACCATGTCCCCACGCATGCGAGCCCTGCGCCCCGTCCTGCCACGTGTCGTCATGGCTTCCCtgttgcctgtgctgctgcGGGCAGAGCACGGGGAGCCCCTCCGGGCCCGTATCTCTGCCACGAAGGACAAGGGCAGAGGCTGGAGCCTTGCAGCGGAGACGTGCTCAGCTGCGGCAGCGCTGGGAGGGCACCACGGCCTCGCTCCTCGGGTCCCTGCCCCTCGCCCGCCGCCGTGCTGGGCGCCCCAGGGACCCCGGGAGGACCCCCCAGCAGTTCGGGTGGCTGTAGACTTCGTGCCAacgggtgtgtgtgtgtgctctttGGGAGGAGCCGCATTCCCAGATAGGGCTGCGGGCGGCAGCCGGGGCACAGCGCCCAGCCCCAAGCACCAAGCCGGGCGCTGCCCAGCCGCGCCGGGGACAgagccgcggggccgggggttCCGGGCACGGCCGGGGCCGCTTAGCGGGGCGGGTCCCGGGTCCTGGGTCCTGGGTCCTGGGTCCCGCCTcccgcccgggccgccccgTCGGTGCCGCAGGTGCGGCGCCTTTAAGGAGGCGGCCCCGCCTCCCCGCTACTGCCGGGAGGCGCCGCCGGAGCCGTGGCAGGTACCGGGGTAGGTGCCGGGGCAGGTACCGGGGTAGGTACTGGGGGTCCCCTTGTGGCGGGTGGGCGCGGGCAGGGGTACGGGCCGCGGTGTCCCGggggccgccggggccgcccaGACGCGGGGCTGCCGGCGTGCTCCTGCCCCGGGGGCCGCGCTGCGAGCGTGGTGCCGGCGGCCCCGGACATCCCCTTCGGCCCGCGGCGGAGGGGAGCCGGGGGTCCGGCCCGTCGGGGCGCGGGGGCCGGTGCggctgggcaggcaggtccCTCCCGCCGGGCTCCGCGGCGACCGCTCCCAGCCGCCACCCGTCCCCCAGCTCGCCGGTGCCGCTGCcccgggcggggagcggggagcggggagcgaGCGGCGCCGCAGACCCCGCGCGGGGGCTCCGGGAGCGCGGCTCTGTCCCGCTCCGTCGGGGCTGGGACTGCCGCGGCCGCCCGGGGTCGGGGTCGGGGTCCGGATCCTGCTCCCGCCACCCGGCTGCTCCGCGGGGGGACGAGCCGCGTCCCCCGGCCCGGGGCGCGTCTGCGGGCGCAGCGGCCGGCGGCAGCTCCTTCCCCCCGCGGGGACGCTGGGCGCCAGCGCCGGTCCCACGGCGCCGGCTGAGGTCaccgggcggcggggctg of the Falco naumanni isolate bFalNau1 chromosome 14, bFalNau1.pat, whole genome shotgun sequence genome contains:
- the CSTF2 gene encoding cleavage stimulation factor subunit 2 isoform X3, whose product is MAGLSVRDPAVDRSLRSVFVGNIPYEATEEQLKDIFSEVGPVVSFRLVYDRETGKPKGYGFCEYQDQETALSAMRNLNGREFSGRALRVDNAASEKNKEELKSLGTGAPIIESPYGDPVNPEDAPESISRAVASLPPEQMFELMKQMKLCVQNSPQEARNMLLQNPQLAYALLQAQVVMRIVDPEIALKILHRQTSVPPLIPGNQQPVPGPGPGPGPGPGPNAQLNPQNTPSSQPQPIGGMHVNGAPPLMQPPMQGGVPAPGQMAAPVQGPGPGPMAPGGGLQPQVGMPGGGPVPLERGQVGRDPRGLEPRGLEPRGLEPRVMEARALEARGLEPRVLEPRVLEARAMEARVMEPRGLEPRGPGPNPRGPMPGGIQGPGPLNMGASGPQGPRQVPNMAGAGLQGGGIPGAGVQGAGQPGGFSPGQSQVTPQDHEKAALIMQVLQLTADQIAMLPPEQRQSILILKEQIQKSTGAP
- the TRMT12 gene encoding tRNA wybutosine-synthesizing protein 2 homolog isoform X2 produces the protein MEARDTPIPVPALATEPRFAQCLRKQLEEEQLLDRRYQLQKMPGGCVALPVLEEKLSQLWLPQEMPCELVWIQNPVPSRAARRQTPAQKLRDELRRLLGESWSEELERDVPHAWQRHKDLVLLSEDSFKAAVWEKLGPVLWETVASALGAQRLARRGRVLPDGMRSPRVTLLLGQDGWVEHVDNGIRYTFDVTKCMFSPGNITEKLRVASLPCSGEVLVDLYAGIGYFTLPYLVHAAAAFAHACEWNSHAVEALRRNLVLNGVQDRCCVHHGDNRQLELRDVADRVNLGLIPSSEEGWPVACRVLKKRTGGILHIHHNVETLPTTAPLQTPVLLAEQASPEGKDCNGEAWHPMEDREKETQGARIRPEWQRWAEATAARIGGLLAELHGQPWHTSILHIEAVKSYAPHVHHLVLDLECRPTLPT
- the TRMT12 gene encoding tRNA wybutosine-synthesizing protein 2 homolog isoform X1, with product MSLCPGARQDGGQGHPHPCPCTGHGAAVCPVPQPRRKQLEEEQLLDRRYQLQKMPGGCVALPVLEEKLSQLWLPQEMPCELVWIQNPVPSRAARRQTPAQKLRDELRRLLGESWSEELERDVPHAWQRHKDLVLLSEDSFKAAVWEKLGPVLWETVASALGAQRLARRGRVLPDGMRSPRVTLLLGQDGWVEHVDNGIRYTFDVTKCMFSPGNITEKLRVASLPCSGEVLVDLYAGIGYFTLPYLVHAAAAFAHACEWNSHAVEALRRNLVLNGVQDRCCVHHGDNRQLELRDVADRVNLGLIPSSEEGWPVACRVLKKRTGGILHIHHNVETLPTTAPLQTPVLLAEQASPEGKDCNGEAWHPMEDREKETQGARIRPEWQRWAEATAARIGGLLAELHGQPWHTSILHIEAVKSYAPHVHHLVLDLECRPTLPT
- the TRMT12 gene encoding tRNA wybutosine-synthesizing protein 2 homolog isoform X3, producing MEARDTPIPVPALATEPRFAQCLSLAGSSWKRSSSWTGATSCRRCQGAVWPCLCWRRSSPSCGCPRRCPVNWSGSRAARRQTPAQKLRDELRRLLGESWSEELERDVPHAWQRHKDLVLLSEDSFKAAVWEKLGPVLWETVASALGAQRLARRGRVLPDGMRSPRVTLLLGQDGWVEHVDNGIRYTFDVTKCMFSPGNITEKLRVASLPCSGEVLVDLYAGIGYFTLPYLVHAAAAFAHACEWNSHAVEALRRNLVLNGVQDRCCVHHGDNRQLELRDVADRVNLGLIPSSEEGWPVACRVLKKRTGGILHIHHNVETLPTTAPLQTPVLLAEQASPEGKDCNGEAWHPMEDREKETQGARIRPEWQRWAEATAARIGGLLAELHGQPWHTSILHIEAVKSYAPHVHHLVLDLECRPTLPT
- the CSTF2 gene encoding cleavage stimulation factor subunit 2 isoform X1, whose amino-acid sequence is MAGLSVRDPAVDRSLRSVFVGNIPYEATEEQLKDIFSEVGPVVSFRLVYDRETGKPKGYGFCEYQDQETALSAMRNLNGREFSGRALRVDNAASEKNKEELKSLGTGAPIIESPYGDPVNPEDAPESISRAVASLPPEQMFELMKQMKLCVQNSPQEARNMLLQNPQLAYALLQAQVVMRIVDPEIALKILHRQTSVPPLIPGNQQPVPGPGPGPGPGPGPNAQLNPQNTPSSQPQPIGGMHVNGAPPLMQPPMQGGVPAPGQMAAPVQGPGPGPMAPGGGLQPQVGMPGGGPVPLERGQGNLQLSPVGPARPASIERVQVPMPDPRAPMQRGSLPASGPPPRGLLGDAPNDPRGGTLLSVTGEVEPRGYLGPPHQGAPMHHMPGHDSRGPPHEMRGGPMGEPRPLMGEPRGPLMDARVGRDPRGLEPRGLEPRGLEPRVMEARALEARGLEPRVLEPRVLEARAMEARVMEPRGLEPRGPGPNPRGPMPGGIQGPGPLNMGASGPQGPRQVPNMAGAGLQGGGIPGAGVQGAGQPGGFSPGQSQVTPQDHEKAALIMQVLQLTADQIAMLPPEQRQSILILKEQIQKSTGAP
- the CSTF2 gene encoding cleavage stimulation factor subunit 2 isoform X2 → MAGLSVRDPAVDRSLRSVFVGNIPYEATEEQLKDIFSEVGPVVSFRLVYDRETGKPKGYGFCEYQDQETALSAMRNLNGREFSGRALRVDNAASEKNKEELKSLGTGAPIIESPYGDPVNPEDAPESISRAVASLPPEQMFELMKQMKLCVQNSPQEARNMLLQNPQLAYALLQAQVVMRIVDPEIALKILHRQTSVPPLIPGNQQPVPGPGPGPGPGPGPNAQLNPQNTPSSQPQPIGGMHVNGAPPLMQPPMQGGVPAPGQMAAPVQGPGPGPMAPGGGLQPQVGMPGGGPVPLERGQVPMPDPRAPMQRGSLPASGPPPRGLLGDAPNDPRGGTLLSVTGEVEPRGYLGPPHQGAPMHHMPGHDSRGPPHEMRGGPMGEPRPLMGEPRGPLMDARVGRDPRGLEPRGLEPRGLEPRVMEARALEARGLEPRVLEPRVLEARAMEARVMEPRGLEPRGPGPNPRGPMPGGIQGPGPLNMGASGPQGPRQVPNMAGAGLQGGGIPGAGVQGAGQPGGFSPGQSQVTPQDHEKAALIMQVLQLTADQIAMLPPEQRQSILILKEQIQKSTGAP